The Peromyscus eremicus chromosome 2, PerEre_H2_v1, whole genome shotgun sequence genome includes the window CCTGTGGAAAATGAGGTAGAACTCTGATCCTGAAGATGGTTGGCATCGGGAAGTTCAGCAACCCTGGAGGTGATAGCTTTAAGaggcctctccctctccctccagcccTTGGCCTGGACTTCTCTGGAGTTACTGAAGATGTGTGACTCCTGCTTGCAGCTCTTTTCAGAGGTGCCTGCCCAGCAGCCAGTTTTGGTTAGGTGGTCAAGTCTGTTGATAACTCATACAGCTCTTGGGGAACCCAAAGCCAGCACCATAAGAAAATGTCAGGGAAAaaaatgggtgttttgcctttatgtgtgtctgtgtatcacatgcatgcctagtgcctgaggccagaagagggaatagaatcctctggaactgacagacagttgtgagccaccatgtggttatgGGTACTAGGAATCGACCTGggcttctctggaagagcagccagtattcttaacagctgagccatctctacagcccctaatgctatttttatttatttatttatttatttatttatttatttatttatttatttatttattttgagacagggtttctctgtgtagctttgcgcctttcctggaactcacttggtagcccaggaggggctcgaactcacagagatccacctggctctgcctcccaaatgctgagattaaaggcatgtgccaccaccgcccggcctaatgctattttaaaaacaagcttTCAGGCATgatatggtagcacatgcctataatcccagcacttaggaggtagaggcaggagttctaggccagcctcagctacatgttgaacacaaggcCATCCTTgaagggctacatgagaccctgtcttaaacaaaaagaGCTAGGAGTGATAGTgtaggcctttaattccagccacttgagaggcagagacaggaggatttctttgagttcaagaccagcctggtacatagggagctccaggactgccaggactaCCCTAGAGACATCAtctaaaaaaaacaataaaactcaagctggagccgggcagtggtggcgcacgcctttaatcccagcactcgggaggcagagccaggcggatctctgtgaattcgaggccagcctggactaccaagtgagtttcaggaaaggcgcaaagctacacagagaaaccctgtctcaaaaaaccaaaaaaaaaaaaaaactcaagctgGGCATTGTAGGCAGAGTtacatggcagagggtagataagaaatatggggggctggagagatggctcagaggttaagagcactgcttgtgcttccaaaggtcctgagttcaattcccagcaaccacatggtggctcacaactatctgtaatgagatctggtgccctcttctggcttgcagggatatgtgcagacagaacactgtagatataataaataaataaatctttaaaaaaaaaaaaaaagaaagaaatatgggttaatttaaaatgtaagagttaggggctggagagatggctcagaggttaagagcactggctgttcttccagaggtcctgagttcaattcccagcatccacatggtgactcacaaccatctgtaatgagatctggctccctcttctggcctgaaggaatatacgcaagcagaacactgtatacataataaataaataaatttttttaaaaaatgtaagagttagctagtaacaagcctgagctatgggccaatcatttataattaagatttatttattatatatacagtgttctctctgcatgtatgcctgcaggccagaagagggcaccagatctcattacagatggttgtgagccaccatgtggttgctgggaattgaactcaggacctctggaagaacagccagtgctcttaaccgctgagccatctctccagctgcatttataattaaaattaagtcTCTGAGGGTTTATTGGGAAGCCAGTAGTCCAATGAAAAGCTCCACCTACAGGGCATGATAGCAAATACCTTAATTCCagcacagagtgagttccaggacagccagggctacacagaaaaaaacctgtgtcagaaaagaaaaaaaacaaaaacaaacaataacaaaaaagacacAAGACAAATGTttgtgggtatgtacacacatttatgtttatgttttgtgcacatatgtgtatattcatgtgtatgcaagtgcatttgtgtatatgtgtgcagttAGAGGACAGAAATGGATATGTGGTATTGTTCCTCAGGAGACATCCAGCTTGTTTTCTGTTattgattcttttgtttgtttggttggttgggagtttttgtttggttgtttctgtttttgagacagggtctcactgtacaattctggctagcctggaacttcctatgtacaCCCGAATGGCCCTaaattcacagagacccatctgcctctgcctcctgaatacctTGCCCAGCgctccaccttgttttctgagatagggatTCCTACTGGGGCCTGGGACTTGCTCATTAGACAAGGCTGGCTGTCTAGCACgctccagggacctgcctgtcttcATCTGGCGTTATAGGCATGTGCAGATTTAGGCCATTGGTCAGCATCCATTTGTCCCGAGCATCTGTCCTGGGATGGACGGAGCCCTCTAGCAGCAGCTGCAGGTGGGACACTGAGCACTTTTCCTTGCGGTAAAACCTCACCTGGCTTTCCCTGGGTTCTGGGGAAactgggtcttcatgcttgcacagcaggcagTTCAcctactgagctctctctctgccctccaccccAAGACAGATTTTCACTAGGCTCATAAGGAGAGggcaggccgggcggtgatggcacacacctttaatcccagcactcgggaggcagaggcaggctatgagtttatggccagcctggtctacaaagcaagttccaggacagccacgggtgttacacagagaaaccctgtctcaaaaaacaaccaaacaaaaaagagatgGCAAAAAATACTGGCTCAGTAGCTTTCTGAGGATATGGCTGCCAGGCCTGGGAAGGAAGGTGTCAGCACCtgcatatgggaaacacaggagtcAAAAATGTGCCTGCAGCTGGACCTGGTCTGGCAGGCAGCAGAGAGCCAAGGATTTGAAGGAAGGTACATGGTTgatgaggagtccagaagagtgtCTTTATCAGTAGGATGGGGAGCAGGCTGAAAACAGGTAAGGAAGGCAGGAGATGCTGGTCAGCAGCGAGGAACAGAAGGTAGGGTAGAGAGGAAGGCCAGGTACAGAATGTTACGCTGGCATGGCTTGGCCCCCAAGTAGATATAGGAAGGTGACTGAAGGTAGCTCAGACTGCTAGCTTGGTGGCCTGGTAGTGGTGCTCTCTGAGATTGGAAATTCTAAAGGGTGAGGGAGGCTGAGAAAAACAACGGTGGGCATTTTTCTGAGTAGGGTGAGTTGGAGAAGCATTCCATGGACCCAGCGTACTCCTTTCTACTAAACTCATATGCCTTCATCACAGAATCTGAAAGTAAAGAATTCCTTAAAGGTCCCTCACCCACCTCTGACCAAGCCAGTTTACCCATTCTCCTCAGAACATGACTTGTGCCTGCTCATCTCCACTTCTGGAGCATCGTCCACAACGCTCGTTTCCTCCAGCCCCCAGCATCCTCAGCCTGACTGTTCTGTGCCTAGACTCATGttcttgaacacttggtccctggctgttggaactatttggaaaggatcaggagatgtggccttgttagaggacaTGTAGCCTTGTTGGTGGGGCTGTTCAGTAAACTGCCATGCTCAAGTATACTATGTGGAATGTCTGCCTTTCTagtctgtcttagtcacttttctgttactgtggtagaacaccacgaccaaggcaacctataaaagaaagcgtttaaaCGAACCTAAGGTTTCAGGGGGCTAAAGTCTATGCTGGCAGATGAagggacagctgagagctcacatcttgatctataAACACAAGGCAGAGTGAGCGAGCACTGGGAATCACACAGGTCTTTTGGAacatcaaagcctgcccccagtgacacagccccaccaacaaggccacatgtcctctaacaaggccacacctcctgatcctttccaaacagttccaacagccagggaccaagtgttcaagaaCATGAGCCTAGGCACATTCTCCTTCAGACCACCACATGGTGTTTTTACATGTATGCTTGTGTTGTGGGTCCAAATGAGCCTTTTACTGTCTTTCTTTCTAGCTCTAGAGTGTGGACCCAGGGCCTCAGCCATGCTCAGCAAGTCCTCTAACCTAAGCTACAGCCCAGTCCTCCAAGCAGACTAATAAAGAGACTTAGCTACCGTTTATTGAGTACATACTATGTGTGTATAGGTTCTGCCTGCTCCCCATCCTTGAtgccagggccttacacatgctaagcCAGTGTTCTACCACGGACTCATGTCCCCAGATCCTGTTTTTGTAAattttcctcatctttaaaatagGAAAACATTTGAAGGGTTTAGGATCAAGCTCAGAAGTCATCCTATTgtatggagctggagaagtgattcagcagttaggagcacctaTTTTGGGTGTCTCataaccacttataactccagctccaagggacccattgccttcctctggcctccacaggcaccaacatgtgtctgcacacatacacttatgcacacatatacctaaatgagtgtgtgtgtgtgtgtatacacgcgcacacacacacacacacacacacacacacacacaagtcattATGTGGGTGAAGCCACTCTAAACCTGCATGTCCTTATAGTATGTCCCTCCCTTCACATTACAAGCTGCCTAGGTAGCATTCACAAACCACTGTTCATCCTCAGAACATTTGTGTCCATGAAAACATACCAGAAAAATGAcaccaaatatttatttttttccaggtaTCCACATTTCTAAAGGACAAAGTTCAAAATTCTAATGGTCGCTTTGTGTTGCCAGTGTCTGGGCCTGTTCCCTGGGGAACTGAAGTTCCTGGAGTCATCAGGTAAATCCTCATTGGTAACTGCTCAGCAGTGTTTGAGGTGCCAGGAACACAGAACGTGCCCACCCCACGACTACAACACTGTGGAGCCCCTCAGGCTCTGCTTACCTGTCTCTTCTTCAATAAAGCTCAGCTATACAGAGGTCGAGGACTAATCCCATCTTTGCCACTTGAATGGAGGATGCCTGGAGCAAGCCACCCACTCCCGGTTCTATCTCCAGTCTTAAATGGTTGCTGTGAAAAGAAACGGACACACTCTGAAGTGCTTACACAGCTCTTGTGCCTCTGCCCAACTGTCACAGTTGTCTTTATCTTTTGTTCGTTTGGTTTCAGGGGCCCTGGGAATAGAACCCACGGTCGGTCTTGCATATGCCAAGCAAGTGTGCCGAGCTACACCTCCAATGTAGCTTCTTTATCGCCAGTGAGGGATTAAATTCCTTTTTGTCCTGCTGTGCGCAAATGCTAAGGTGGCCTCTGAGACTGCCCAAGTTTAGAGAACTCCCATCATGTCATACTTTGTATTCCAGAATGTTcaatgaggaaggaaaagaggtaAAGAAGACAGAATTCAAGCATGGTGGAAGCTATGTTGATGCGCACAAGGAGGGCTCTTTTGAGCTTTATGGAGACCGAGTCTTGAAGCTGGGAATTAACATGTAAGCAAATTCTCCCTCTGGATGAACTTGAGTCCACAGAGGTCATGTCATTAAAAACAGACCGACTTCTGCTCTGAAAAATCCCCGCTGACTATACTGAGGATATGGCTCAGCTAACAGGGCGCTTGCCCAGCACACACGAAACCCTGCCTTCTCTACCCAGCACAACCTAAACCAGCATAATGGTCcgagcctataatctcagcatttaggataTGGAGGCAAGAGGCTAAAAGTTcatcaaggtcatcctgggcaacATGGTGAACATGAGGCCACCCTAGAgtacatgagagcctgtctggggacaaaaccaaaccaaacccattAATCACTGGAGTCATTTCCCCCAAATGACATTTAAATGCTGAGGATCCCCGGGGAACATTTCCATAGGCAAAAGATACATTGTCTTAAGTAactctggaggaggaggagccagtgTCTCTGCCATGGAAGGCCACACAGCCTCCCTGTAGTAATGTTATCCAATTCCTCATGTCCTTAGtgctattcttttgttttgttttgttttgttttttaagacagggtttctccatgtggccctggctggcctggaactcacagagatccgcctgcctctgcctcccaaatgctgggattaaaggtgtgcgccaccatcacccggcctcAGTGCTATTCTTTCCTGGCTTTTTCTTGGGGAAGAAGTAAAATGTGAGCGGTTCACAACTCAGGTAAGTTCTACACTCACAGCCTCTTTCTGGATGCCATTCGACGCCTCgataaaataaatgacaactaTGCTTACCAGTTAGAGGGAAGTGGGTGAGCCGGGCTGGGTAACAGCACAGCTGGATAACAGCACAGCTGGGTAACAGCACAGCTGGGTAACAGCACCGCTCTGTTGCCCCCAGGTACAGTGTGAGTCGGCCTGTGGAAACCCATATGTCTTCAACAGCCAAGAACTTAGCCTCAAGGTCACAGGTGAGTTTCTGCTCTCATTCATCACACCCCCCACGCCCCCACCCCCGCTTCTTTCTACGTACAACAATCTGcatggggaggaggtggggactCCGGCTTTCAGAACAAGTCAACTGTACCCTCACTGTTTGCACTTTCCCTTTCAGCCTTACAAGTACACAGGGTTTTAACTGTAGCTTTGCTGGGAGCCTTCCAGTGATCTGATTATTAGGTAATTTGGGGATTGGTTCACCACCATAATTAAGTAGGAGCCACATACCAGGACATGGCAAATAGCTTTGTACCAGAGCCATGAAGCCTGTGGCCGCTGAGTCCAACGTGTGTGCGAATTCGGGGATCAAATCACCCCTCTTCAATGCTTCCTAGTTTTAAGGATGTGGTAACTATCCTTCAAAATGAGGTTTTCGTTCCTCTGAGTTCCATATCTACAAATTTTCACTAACTAGCCACACACTAGCGACAGAACAAATCAGGGACTGTTCAGTTATTAAGTATTTATGGAACTGTGTCCATGGGTTGGGTACCGGGACAGAAGCTTGGCGTAGATGTGGTCCCACCCTGAAGAAGCTTTGGTTCCCTGGGAAGGACACTGATAGAAACAAACAGCCACGAGCTAGAAGGAGTGTGTTGACAGTCTATGCCAGAAGACTGTGCATGCTGtccttggggggaggggagcatggGGACAAGGGACCGCAAAGGCTTTCTGAGGAGGTGGCATGGAAATAAGGCTCCAGAGTGGGCAAGACACCAAATAGCAGAGGAAGAGCAGTGGGTGTCAGTCAAGGTGCCAGGGTGAGCACAAACAGACATGAAAAAGTGTCTCGTTTGGAGACAGCTCTTCTCTCCATGGCTCCCTCAGCACAGCAGACACAAGGACGTTGGGGTCGGATTAAGGAAGGTCTTCACTCCATTTCTTCTTTATGTAGGAGGTAGGGGGCTTGCTttcaagaaagacagaaataagaGAGTGTGTTTTCAGTAACTGGTGGTGTTGGGTTAGAGAGAGCCCCGAGCCAGGTAGGAAGGCGAAGGGTAGAGTGGGGAACGGATGGTGGGAGAAGGGAATGGAGTCTGTGTTCCTGGATATGACCACCAGAGGGCAGGATGGGAATTCCTCTGGACGGCTGCTTGCCCTGCAGACTTGACAGGAACCACTTGGCAGAGGGAACTGGACTGACTAAAGAGGAAGCTAggcccttctcctcccctccaagGAGGAAGGTAGTCTGAGAAGTGCGGGTCCCTGGGGCATTCCACTCAGCTTCAAAGCTGGAAATCTGTGGTCTGCTTCTTTGCTCGCGTCCTCTGCTGCTGACTGGATTATTATTATGGCTAAGCTTGCTTTCACTCTGTAGTTGAGCCCAGAAATCATTTAAACTGCTATTGTTTTTGCCTTGTTGTATAATtcctccctgcatctctggggtcTTGGCAGGAAATGTGATCACCCTGTGTGGCTACAAATCACATAGttgtttctacaggaaaacaTTGCTCCAAACCCTCTTGCCAAAGAAGAGCTGAATTTCTTGGCCAGGCTAATGGGAGGGATGGAGATCAAGAAAACGAGTGGCCCTGAACCAGGATTCCGGTTGAATCTGTTTATGACCGATGAGGAGGAGGAGTATGTTttaaacctgttcttttctttcctttctttctttctttttttggacagggtctctctcgTATAGCCCAGATGGCCTcacattcactatgtagctgagaatggccttgaactccagaccctcccacctctgcctcccaagtactggattacaggtgtggccaccacactcagtttataCGGGATCAAATCCAGGCCTCTTGTACATGCTGGAGCTGGCACTCCATTAACCAAGAGAGTTCTCCAGCCCTAAACCTGTTGCTTAAAGATATGTAAtacaggggactggagagatgtctcagtagttaagagcactgactgctcttccagaggtcctgagttcaattcccagcaaccacatggtggctcacaaccatctaatgagatctggtgtcctcttctggcctgcagatatacatgcagagcacttacacataaaatataaataaataaatgaatttcttttttcttttttttttttttttttttttttttgagctgaggattgaacccagggccttgtgcttgctaggcaagcactctaccactgagctaaatcctcaacccataaatgaattttttaaaaaattaaaatttaaaaaaaagatatgtaaTACATTCTTGTCCCCATGGCTTGGACCACgtgtaaatacatatttaaaccCCGACATGTGATAAGAACACAGACAGGACAACTTCAGACCAACACATAAACACAGGGGTAAAAACCGGAAGCGAAACACCAACAACCCATGCTGACCTGATTAAAGACTCCCCGGGGAGTAAACAGATGGGACCCCCAAGTCATTCCCCAGAAGCCCTGGTGTTTTACTACACAGAGCAGCTAAGCAAGAAGATGACCAGGCCGGGCTGGAGAGGCATCTCAGCAGCTCAAGGCCTCAAGCCTGAGACCCGAGTTCCagccctgggacctacatggggaaggagacaactgacacccacaggtgtcctctgacttctccaTGCTTGCTGTGgcacgtgtgcacacactcatgaacacacacaaatatagagTGATAGCCTCTGAGCCTGTCCTGTCCTCAGGAGGCTCTGGCAGGAGAATGAAGAACAAGCCATTTTAGCTTGCTAGGTCACAAACGCTGTAGTGGAGGCCGATCCGCACTGCGCTGTAGTGAAGGCCGATCCGCATTGCGGTGTAGCGGAGGCCGATCCGCACTGCGGTGTAGCGGAGGCCGATCCGCACTGCGGTGTAGTGGAGGCTGATCCGCACTGCGGTGTAGTAAAGGCCGATCCGCACTGCGCTGTAGTGAAGGCCGATCCGCACTGCGGTGTAGTAGAGGCTGATCCGCACTGCGGTGTAGTAGAGGCTGATCCGCACTGCGGATCGAAGAGACTGGCGTGTGACCTGGCCTCAGAACTTGCTGAGCAGAGAGatgcaaacacacatgcctttCTGAAATGTAGGAATGGGAGGGGGAGGTGGTGTGGAAAGGCAAGGGAAAAgtgcagaaaaggaaagaaaggaaagagattaCCATGTTCTCATGAGGGGGTTCACCATGCAAGGAAGACGAAACTAACCTTGTACCCCTGGGTCCGTTTCTTCTTGCCTCATCCAGACATGCGGCACTGTCCAGGCCGGAGGAGTTATCCTATGACGTCATCAACATACAGGCTACACAGGTACgtatcctcctcctcatcttgtaAAAAAATTTGCTCTCCAAGgatggagatggctcaatggttaagagctctggctgctcttgcagaggacgctaatccaattcccagcacccatatggtagctcataaccatctgtacctctagttccaggggatctggtgccctcttctggcctctgtgggcagtaggcacatacatgatgcacatacatacatgaagacaaaacactcattcacagaaaataaaaataaaataaatctttaaaaaaaattgaggggctggagagatggctcagaggttaagaacactggctgttcttccagaggtcctgagttcaattcccagcacccatatggtggctaacaaccatctgtaatgggatctggctccctcttctggcctgtagggatacatgcaaacagaacactgtatacataataaataaataaatctttaaaaaaaaaataaaaaataaaaaaaataaaaaaaaataaataaataaaaaaaattgagctgGATAGTGCTGCCACACAcctttatcctagcacttgggaggcagaggcatgcggatctcagagttcgaggtcagccagggctacacagtgaaaccctatctcaagaaacaaaacaaaaaaaaattggtctCCAATGGTCCCCTGTTGTATTTGTCCCTAATCTGGCAAAGAGCTGAGCATGAAATTGAAATACCTCCTGGCCATACAGGAGCCCTGCAGAcatgtcctcttcctccttctgcccCCATTTCTCCACAGGACCAGCAACGGAATGAGGAGTTGGCCCGGATCATGGGGGAGTTTGAGATCACAGACCAGCCAGAGATCACAGAACAGAGCACAAGCAAGGGGGATGACTTGCTCGCCATGATGGACAAGTTATAGAAGGACTGATGGGCACCCCCTAGCTAGCCCACCCACCCTCAAGAGACTGCCTGATGACCACCCTGGGTACAGATAGCCCAGGATCCAGTGTGCTCCTGTTGGTTTCTCCAACTGAGATCTGCATCTCTAGTCTATTtttatgtcagaaaaaaaaaaaaaaaaaaaaaaaaaaaaaaaaaaaaaaaaaaaaaaaaaacctctcagagAGCATCCTCTTCTGATGCCACGCACATTCATGTATTTTCAGCAAAATATATTCTGGCTCTTAACCCAGACCTTCCCCATTATTTGTAATTCAATGGCAACCATACAAGCATCCTAGGCCAGAGGCTGAACCCAAGTCAATAAGGAGACATAGCCACTGCAGCTTTCCTGCAGGGACATGCATCTCACAAGTCCCTATAAGGACAAAAGAAAGAGCAACACCTGAAATCCctgcactgaggcaggaggataggaaGTTTCTGGACATTCTAGGCTGCATGACAAGACATATCTTTAGTTGGGCCATGGTGATacatggctttaatctcagcactcaggaggcagaggctggtggatctctgaatttaaggccagcctggtctacagagtgagttcttgacagccagggctacacagaaattgtgtctaaaaaacaagacaaaacaaaacaaaaaaagttggggactcagtgggtaaaagcactagCCATTcaaacctggtgacctgaatttgatccctagagcCTCTATGTAAAAAAATCTGATGTGGggcccgggcagtggtggcacacacctttaatcccagcactcgg containing:
- the Oscp1 gene encoding protein OSCP1 isoform X2, with product MSVRTLPLLFLNLGGEMLYVLDQRLRAQNIPGDKARKVLNDIISTMFNRKFMEELFKPQELYSKKALRTVYDRLAHASIMRLNQASMDKLYDLMTMAFKYQVLLCPRPKDVLLVTFNHLDSIKGFILDSPTILRQVDETFRQLIEIYGSLSAGEFQLIRQTLLIFFQDLHIRVSTFLKDKVQNSNGRFVLPVSGPVPWGTEVPGVIRMFNEEGKEVKKTEFKHGGSYVDAHKEGSFELYGDRVLKLGINMYSVSRPVETHMSSTAKNLASRSQENIAPNPLAKEELNFLARLMGGMEIKKTSGPEPGFRLNLFMTDEEEEHAALSRPEELSYDVINIQATQDQQRNEELARIMGEFEITDQPEITEQSTSKGDDLLAMMDKL
- the Oscp1 gene encoding protein OSCP1 isoform X1, which codes for MSVRTLPLLFLNLGGEMLYVLDQRLRAQNIPGDKARKDEWTEVDRKRVLNDIISTMFNRKFMEELFKPQELYSKKALRTVYDRLAHASIMRLNQASMDKLYDLMTMAFKYQVLLCPRPKDVLLVTFNHLDSIKGFILDSPTILRQVDETFRQLIEIYGSLSAGEFQLIRQTLLIFFQDLHIRVSTFLKDKVQNSNGRFVLPVSGPVPWGTEVPGVIRMFNEEGKEVKKTEFKHGGSYVDAHKEGSFELYGDRVLKLGINMYSVSRPVETHMSSTAKNLASRSQENIAPNPLAKEELNFLARLMGGMEIKKTSGPEPGFRLNLFMTDEEEEHAALSRPEELSYDVINIQATQDQQRNEELARIMGEFEITDQPEITEQSTSKGDDLLAMMDKL